The genomic stretch AAGAGGATTACACGCTTGTTTTAAAGGGGATGATTGATCTTAGTATGCTGTATTTCCCGAAAGGATCGAAAGGATGTAATATTGATATAGTTGCTAGGTTGCCATTGTACATGAATCTTCGAAATTTTGGACATGGAACCGGACACGGTGTTGGATATTTTCTCAATGTGCATGAGGGACCGCAATCTATTCGGCCAGATTTAAAGAATCAAGAAATGTTGCCGGGTATGGTAACCTCTAACGAACCGGGATTATACCGGGAAGGTTTACATGGAATCCGTCACGAGAACTTGATCGTGTGCCAACCCAAAGCGGTGAATGAATTTGGAGAATTCTATCAATTTGAAACAATAACTCTTTGTTATTTCGATACTTCAGCTATATTAATTAAACTTTTAAATCAAAAAGAAATCGATTGGTTAAATGCTTACAACGAACGGGTTTATCAAGAAGTATCTCCTTATCTTGAAGAACAGGAAAGGGTTTGGTTGCGAAATAAGACAAAAGCAATTTGATAAGAATTAAGCGAGAGTTTGTTTCGAGATAAGTCACCATAAACGAATTATAGCCGTTTCCCCTACGTTTGAAACACGTGTGATGAAACGGCTATAAATTGCAGGGTTAATGTATGCAAACTTTTAGTCGTAACTTATGTTTTTATTCATACTAAATTAATTCATATAATTTTTTAATAAATAAAGCCGGAAGTTTTCTCTTCCGGCTTTATTTATTAAAAAAAATCTTACTATTTTGTATAGGTATCGTAATCCCCTTCTTGTAATACAACAAAGTCGCCATAGCTAGTACCTGTAATGGCAGCTGCAGCAACAACTCGATATCTTCCTGCGGCAAGCTCTGCCGAACTAGATAGTAGATCACTTACATTAAGCGAAAGTTTGTAGTAATCCTTGTATGGCTCTTCTGTTTCAGGTGTTACTTTCTTTAAGTCAGTTTCACTCCAGTATTTTAATCCGTATTTCGTAAAATCATAACTATCTTTTTGTAAGAAAATATAATAATAATCAACCTCTTCAGCTAGTTTAAAATAAGCAGTAATTTTTCCATCATCACTACATTCAATTTTTGCATCTAATTTTCCCATTCCTTTGGATGCAGAGAGACTTATCCATGTTTGTGCAGTTTTTCCTTCGCTATTAGTAGCTTCTAAGGTGTATTGTCCGGTCACATCTGTTAGTTCTGTTGCAAGCATTTGTTGTACATTCGGATCAGTTTGAACCCCCATTTTTTGATACCCTTCGATATCTGTCAGTGAAACATTCGTTTTTCCATTAGAAATTTTACATCCATTAGTCATAGGCTCATTTGCATACGCAGCAATCATAGGAAAAAAGGTAGTAGGAGTAACTTGAATTATATATCCACCACCACCTATAAATTGAAAATCTGGATCATCGCTATCCAAACAAGATGTCATTGCAAAAGCCGCAACCAATAAAATAACGTACTGTTTTAAATTTAAGATTGTCTTCATTTTAGTTGTTTTATAGTTTTAAATATTCCGTGATTATCACCACATATTTTCATTTCACACTGCGAAGATTCGCAAAAAAACAATACGATGCAAAAAAAAAGAGAGCTTTTTAGCTGATAATGATTTTTTTTCATTTTTTTCGCGTAGTGAACGCAACCATTTACAAAATAGCGCATCTAAGCAATAGTTATCAATGTGTAATTTGGACAAAATAGTAGACCGATGCAAGAAGGGAGACAGAAAAGCGGGAGAACAACTTTACCATATGTTCTCGGCTAAAATGTTTGCCGTATGCATCCAATACTCCAAATCACGCGAAGAAGCGGAAGATAATTTGCAAGATGGTTTTATCAAAGTATTGGAGTCTATTGACCAATACAAGGGAAAAGGCTCTTTTGAAGGCTGGATGAAACGTATTTTCATCAACACGGCGTTAGAGAAATTCAGAAAAAATCGATCCGTGCAAGTTGTCGAAGAAGTTC from Butyricimonas virosa encodes the following:
- a CDS encoding RNA polymerase sigma factor, whose product is MCNLDKIVDRCKKGDRKAGEQLYHMFSAKMFAVCIQYSKSREEAEDNLQDGFIKVLESIDQYKGKGSFEGWMKRIFINTALEKFRKNRSVQVVEEVPEVVDEDDFDNDVSIPPEVLFEFVNELPEKYRLVFNLYVMEDMQHKEIAALLGISDGTSKSNLARAKEILKRKINAYLRDE